One window from the genome of Eucalyptus grandis isolate ANBG69807.140 chromosome 7, ASM1654582v1, whole genome shotgun sequence encodes:
- the LOC104454628 gene encoding uncharacterized protein LOC104454628, with amino-acid sequence MSTAEKVVCVTGAAGYIASWLVKVLLQRGYMVKATVRNPSDPKKTQHLLELGRAKERLHIFKGELQEEGSFDSIVDGCEAVFHTASPVFFSASNPEAEIVNPAVEGTLNVLRSCAKVPSIKRVVLTSSMAAVVCNGKPLTSDVVVDETWFSDPAFCKESKLWYVLSKTLAEKAAWDFARENRMDLVVINPGHVIGPLLQSTINLSMEMILNLVNGAQTFPNISYKFVDVRDVAHAHILALENPSASGRYCMAGEAIHCHGVLKILHNFYPTLHLPEKCENDKPYESAPWVSREQIEGLGVKFIPLEVSLRDTVESLKEKGFLSLEKKKKKMSTREEKQKVVCVTGGAGYIASWVVKLLLQRGYTVKATMRDPNDPKKTEHLLALEGAKERLQLFKADLLEEGSFNSVVNGCIGVFHTASPVLLSVADPQAELIDPALKGTLNVLRSCAKVSSIKRVVVTSSIATVSYVAKPLTSGDQVDETWFSDPDFCEKSKLWYVLSKILAEKAAWESAKENEIDLVTINPGIVIGPLLQPTVNLSVEVILNFVNGAQTFPNECYCFADVRDVANAHVLAFENPSACGRYCVVGEVAPCHDALKILQNLYPTLHLPDKCEDDKPFALKYEYSREKAEALGVNFTPLEISLRDTIESLREKGFISV; translated from the exons ATGAGTACAGCAGAGAAGGTGGTGTGTGTAACTGGAGCGGCCGGTTACATAGCCTCCTGGCTTGTCAAAGTGTTGCTTCAGCGTGGCTACATGGTCAAAGCAACTGTACGCAATCCCA GTGATCCAAAGAAGACACAGCACCTTCTGGAACTTGGACGGGCTAAGGAGAGACTACATATCTTCAAAGGAGAATTGCAGGAAGAAGGGTCTTTTGACTCAATAGTTGATGGGTGCGAGGCTGTCTTTCATACAGCATCACCGGTTTTTTTCTCAGCTTCCAACCCTGAG GCTGAAATAGTCAATCCTGCAGTTGAAGGTACCCTAAATGTTCTCAGATCATGTGCGAAGGTCCCTTCTATCAAGAGAGTGGTTTTGACATCCTCCATGGCTGCGGTTGTGTGCAATGGGAAGCCTTTGACCTCTGATGTGGTAGTTGATGAGACATGGTTCTCCGATCCAGCATTCTGTAAGGAATCAAAG CTTTGGTATGTGCTATCTAAAACCTTAGCAGAGAAGGCAGCTTGGGATTTTGCAAGAGAGAATAGGATGGACCTGGTCGTGATAAACCCTGGACATGTGATTGGCCCTCTCTTGCAGTCTACCATCAATCTCTCTATGGAGATGATACTGAACCTCGTCAATG GAGCTCAAACATTTCCCAACATCTCTTACAAATTTGTTGATGTCAGAGATGTGGCCCATGCACATATTCTAGCTCTTGAAAATCCTTCAGCTAGCGGCAGATATTGTATGGCAGGAGAAGCAATACATTGTCATGGCGTTTTGAAGATCCTGCACAACTTTTATCCAACACTGCACCTCCCTGAAAA ATGTGAAAATGACAAACCATACGAGTCGGCTCCTTGGGTGTCAAGGGAGCAGATTGAAGGTCTGGGTGTGAAGTTCATTCCTTTGGAGGTCAGTCTAAGAGACACTGTGGAAAGCCTCAAGGAGAAAGGCTTCCTCTCT ttagagaagaagaagaagaagatgagcacgAGAGAGGAGAAGCAGAAAGTGGTGTGTGTGACTGGAGGGGCAGGTTACATAGCTTCTTGGGTGGTCAAGCTCTTGCTTCAGCGTGGCTATACTGTTAAAGCCACCATGCGAGACCCAA ATGACCCAAAGAAGACAGAACACCTTCTGGCACTTGAAGGGGCTAAGGAGAGGCTGCAATTATTTAAAGCGGACTTGCTGGAAGAAGGGTCCTTTAACTCAGTAGTCAATGGGTGCATAGGCGTTTTTCATACTGCATCACCCGTCTTGCTCTCAGTTGCTGACCCCCAG GCTGAATTAATTGATCCTGCCCTAAAAGGCACCCTTAATGTTTTGCGGTCATGTGCCAAAGTCTCTTCTATCAAGAGAGTGGTGGTGACATCTTCTATTGCTACGGTCTCATATGTTGCAAAACCTCTGACGTCTGGTGATCAAGTTGATGAGACTTGGTTTTCAGATCCAGACTTCTGTGAGAAATCTAAG CTTTGGTATGTTCTCTCAAAAATCTTGGCAGAGAAGGCAGCCTGGGAATCGGCAAAGGAGAATGAGATTGACTTGGTCACGATTAACCCAGGAATTGTCATTGGCCCTTTGCTGCAGCCCACTGTTAATCTCAGTGTGGAGGTGATACTGAACTTTGTTAATG GAGCACAAACATTTCCAAATGAATGTTATTGTTTTGCCGATGTCAGAGATGTAGCGAATGCACATGTTCTAGCTTTTGAAAATCCCTCAGCTTGCGGAAGATACTGTGTAGTAGGAGAAGTCGCACCTTGTCATGACGCCTTGAAGATTTTGCAGAATCTGTACCCAACATTGCACCTTCCTGATAA ATGCGAAGATGACAAACCTTTCGCATTGAAGTATGAATACTCAAGAGAAAAGGCAGAAGCTCTGGGTGTCAACTTCACTCCTTTAGAGATCAGTCTAAGAGACACCATTGAATCTTTACGGGAGAAGGGGTTCATCTCGGTCTAG